In Oncorhynchus mykiss isolate Arlee chromosome 19, USDA_OmykA_1.1, whole genome shotgun sequence, the sequence AGCCTGCAGCGGCAGTCCCTGCTGGACATGTCCCTAATCAAGCTGCAGCTGTGCCACATGCTGGTGGAGCCCAACCTGTGCCGTTCAGTGCTGATTGCCAACACGGTGAGGCAGATCCAGGAGGAGATGACCCAGGACGGCACCTGGCAGATCATGACCCAGGCCCTGAGTGCTGCCAACGCTGCTGCCCAGTGCTCTGCAGACCGCCTGGTGGCCACCGAGGTGCTGTGTCGGCAGACCGAGGCAACCCAGGGGGAGCAGGTACTCAAGCCCTTCCCAGCGGTGGGGTCAGAGGGTTGCCCtgcagaagaagaggaggaggtggtagtggaggaggagggcgaGGGGGGGGTGACCATGTCCACGGTTTCCCCCCAAGCCCCAACCTCCTACCTGCCAGGCACCTTTGGCATGGACCCCTGCTGGGAAGAGGAAAATGgtgaagatgaggaggaagatgaggacagTGAGGAGTGTGGGTCTGGTTcggaggagggagacagtgacAGGCTTGTGGAGGACTCCAGGACAGCAGAGCAGGTCTTTGGCACGTTCGAGATCAAAAACCCTGCGCCCAGCCCCGACCCTGCCCTGGAGGAACTGTTTTCAGATGTGGATGCGTCCTATTACGACCTTGACACGGTGCTGACAGGCATGCAGAGTGCGCCTAAGATGGGGCCCTACGACCTCCTGGAGAGCCTGTCCTCCCATGGGCCCTCACCCCTCAGCTCTAGCACCAGCTGCCGATCAGACCTCAATGAACTGGACCACATCATGGAGATCATAGTGGGCTCCTGAGAAACAACACATTGCCATTCATACAGACTTGGTAGACTCTTTACAGACAATGCACATGGTGCGTACATGGATATGGTGTTATTATTATACATTCAGACGTTGAGGGtttatgaaatcaataacttATTCAGTGTTACCACATGCAGGTGTGCATCTGTTAGTGGGCAGAGATTACAGCATATACCATTATGATTTTTCTTATTTACATACTTTTCTATGTTTCCTTTTATCATACAATCTATTTTTTCCAGTTTTGTTTTAATTTATTGTTATGTATGGACTGAAGAACAATGTCATTACACTACACAAGAATAGAGACCGGAACATCCAAACCTTTGAAGCAATGTATATTTTCCTAAAGACTAAAACAAATATTAGTGAAATAGATGTATATTGTACGTATATATGtatattgaaatatattttttgcaaCATACAGTTTGGGAAATGTACCAGTATGACTACATCTAATCCCCCCCTTTTATTTTTAATCTGACAGAGATTTTGAAATGTTAATGTAGCCCGATTCGACCAGTCTTCCTATGGTTTGGAATCAAGTCTCAAGACAGGGACCGTCCTGCTTTTTCAGGCACATTTTTTTCCCCCCGCTTGATTTGAATCCGTCTCTTACGACCTAGACTAGATTTGTTCAAGTATTAACAGAAACTCTTGCTTGATATCAGCATTAAGAAGCCATATTTTCTGATATTTGTGTTATTACAAATTGAGAATAATGGGTTGACCCATTAAGTTAttactttttaatttatttaatttattaaaTAGACACAAACATGCCAAGTTGCTTTTAACTGAATCGTGTAGACCCATGTGATATATTTTATATATCACAAGGGTCTACCGAACACCCCCCCTTTTTTCTTCAAAAATAACTATGGGCCTGGGTTTACTATTCACTATGCAGTTCATTTGTGAAATGATATTTTGTACAGAAttcattcatgtttttttttctttttccatttttttGGGATGTACAAGCAACTGCCATTCTAAAGATTTTTCAAAATGTCTTATCATGATTAAGAGATTACTCAGGCAAACCGTATCAGTTAAATCCGACAGTATTACTCCGGTCATTACTACCACAACACTCCTCTGAATGATGTCACTCTGCTTCAAACAGGAGCTAGAATTTCAACCATTGTAAAGTATATGCATTTTtatattaataaaaaatgtagcatctttgtaaatattttttataataaaaggTGCAAAGTTAAttgtcatttattttattttttaactagATAAAATGTATCTGTTAGTTTAAGGATCaacccttttttttcaattttcacctaaaatgacatacccatatctaactgcctgtagctcaggacctgaagcaaggatatgcattttcttgataccatttgaaaggaaacactttgaagtttgtggaaatatgAAATGAATATAGGAGAATGTAacgcaaagaaaaaaacatgcgttttaattttttttgtaccatctttgaaatggaagagaaaggccataatgtattattgcaGCACATGCGCAATATAGAATTTGGCCACTAGAAGGCAGTAGTGTATGAGCAAagatttagactgatccaatgaacatGTTCAGAATGTTGTATCAAGAcagcccaaatgtgcctaattggtttattgatacattttcaagttcataattgtgcgctctcaaacaatagcatggta encodes:
- the LOC110497806 gene encoding cell division cycle-associated protein 4, which translates into the protein MFPKGTKRKFSDSGDEPAAGGEDVNQPSSVAVRMLSSYSLQRQSLLDMSLIKLQLCHMLVEPNLCRSVLIANTVRQIQEEMTQDGTWQIMTQALSAANAAAQCSADRLVATEVLCRQTEATQGEQVLKPFPAVGSEGCPAEEEEEVVVEEEGEGGVTMSTVSPQAPTSYLPGTFGMDPCWEEENGEDEEEDEDSEECGSGSEEGDSDRLVEDSRTAEQVFGTFEIKNPAPSPDPALEELFSDVDASYYDLDTVLTGMQSAPKMGPYDLLESLSSHGPSPLSSSTSCRSDLNELDHIMEIIVGS